A single window of Dermochelys coriacea isolate rDerCor1 chromosome 14, rDerCor1.pri.v4, whole genome shotgun sequence DNA harbors:
- the LOC119842909 gene encoding melanin-concentrating hormone receptor 1-like, with protein sequence MASENSPPLCPRNCSAWAPRNGSVAERAAPYTNVIMPSLFGIICFLGIVGNLIVIYTIVKKKKLRCKQTVPDIFIFNLSIVDLLFLLGMPFLIHQLLGNGAWYFGAPLCTIITALDTNSQITSTNILTVMTLDRYLATVYPLKSTYVRTPCVAASVICLVWLLSFLTIIPVWMYAGLMPLEDGTVRCALLLPNPETDVYWFTLYQFMLAFAIPLIVICVVYFKILQHMATTVVPLPQRSLQVRTKKVTRMAVAICSAFFICWAPFYILQLVHLGIDTPSVAFFYAYNFAISLGYANSCLNPFLYIALSETFKRQFMVAIRPAKEQFRNSSSINNNSATEASVCLKLAPESTQQTQFLEDFSPHSLPVTVAVH encoded by the coding sequence TGGCAGAAAGGGCAGCCCCCTACACCAATGTGATCATGCCTAGCCTGTTTGGCATCATCTGTTTCCTGGGCATTGTCGGGAATCTCATAGTCATCTACACcattgtcaaaaagaaaaagctgAGGTGCAAGCAGACCGTGCCCGACATCTTCATTTTCAACCTCTCTATCGTGGATCTCCTCTTCCTGCTGGGCATGCCTTTCCTCATCCACCAGCTCCTTGGTAATGGTGCCTGGTATTTCGGGGCTCCGTTGTGCACCATCATCACCGCCTTGGACACTAACAGCCAGATCACCAGCACCAACATCCTGACAGTGATGACCCTCGACCGTTACCTGGCAACCGTCTACCCTCTGAAATCCACCTATGTCCGGACACCATGTGTAGCGGCCTCAGTAATTTGCTTGGTGTGGCTCCTTTCCTTCCTGACCATCATTCCTGTGTGGATGTATGCAGGCCTGATGCCACTGGAGGATGGGACTGTCCGCTGTGCTCTCTTGCTTCCCAACCCCGAGACTGATGTCTACTGGTTCACGCTCTACCAGTTCATGCTGGCCTTTGCTATCCCACTGATTGTCATCtgtgttgtttattttaagatcCTCCAGCACATGGCTACCACCGTGGTCCCCCTTCCCCAGAGGAGCCTCCAGGTACGTACCAAGAAAGTCACCCGCATGGCAGTTGCCATCTGCTCTGCCTTTTTCATTTGCTGGGCCCCTTTCTACATCCTCCAGCTGGTGCATCTCGGCATTGACACACCTTCTGTTGCCTTCTTCTATGCCTATAACTTTGCCATTAGCTTGGGCTATGCCAACAGCTGCCTCAACCCCTTCCTCTATATTGCCCTGAGTGAGACCTTCAAGCGCCAGTTCATGGTGGCCATCCGTCCTGCCAAGGAGCAGTTCCGCAACAGTAGTTCCATCAACAACAACAGCGCAACAGAGGCCAGTGTGTGCCTAAAGCTTGCACCAGAATCCACTCAGCAGACTCAGTTTCTGGAGGACTTTTCCCCACACTCACTGCCTGTGACAGTTGCTGTTCACTAG